A stretch of DNA from Cryptomeria japonica chromosome 4, Sugi_1.0, whole genome shotgun sequence:
atggtcacattcctaagcaacttggagtcacttctcaaagcctcaaagtctttgaaaagcattaaaagctttatgtcttcaacaaattaacccctaaagtcttccaaaccattaatggtttttacataaccatttatggttaaactcagctcacccacatggttagaggctttccctctaactcaaccctcatttaactcatgggtctcttcaagcacttattgctttgaccatggttatccccactaactcttgcacaagagtttgtccattggataaaggcattattcattggataaagactttattcattcaactcaagcctaaccttacctcccaaggtaacttTCAAGTCATTTCGAACATTTAATCAgttttccctctcctctcaagccatctcatgttgacatttgtcatcctgggattggattgaaagccctcacatggatcataaacccatcaatcttaaaccttgttgagattactcaatcgcaaccatccattgccctgtttttcttataaatagagcccattccttcttaatccatatccaaaaatcttgtatgcatctaacctatagtaaaattgagagagcatttaggagcaaaatcatatctagtttgttattttggctaaaatcaatataaattaattaggtattttctcatatctagtttgtttgcatttgcatagttttttatcttcattattcataaatcttgaatctccataagacatccatagtagtgcaaaaagctgagggctacactcatgtggaacttggagaggagaggaacaaaagagGAGCAGCTATGAGCATTTTGGAGACAATTTGGGAGGGTTTAATAGTGTCTTTCCTCCGTTTTTGTGTGTtttctataatatgtttgatatctctcttgatatgtatgcttaggattgtagtttctttcaCCTTTCGTTTTTGATTGATACtaactaacactaacgtttgaatctcttgtgtgttcctaacatcctttttgcagtgcatcagtATGTAATAAATATGATACTCTTGGATGTGACACGAGTTGTCCTATTGCATGTTTAAATAAGTTTGATGTATGATTCTTAGATGGAACATGTATTTGGTTAAATATCATGGATGTATGTAAATATAATTGTATATGAAAGTAATCCTAATGTTATGCTTAAGATTTCTAGATCTAAGGTAGCCTTAATGGAAGTAATTAATGTTTATAGAATAAGTAGCATGATGTTAGGAAGGATATGAGCTAGCTACAAGATGATAGAATGGATGTAATATATGgttttaggaacatttggtattggtgcttaaaatgaacctagactataggatgttactcttaagtagtgacgttgagataccctaggggaaagaTGATATGATATGTTATTCTGCTTGCATaaattgtgttatgatgtgttatGTGATGTGGTAATTAAGAATAAGATGCAATTTCTaatgatgcatttagtagatgatgtatatgatatgcattagatggatgttataGACATATGTGTTGTTTAGTAGATGTGCtttaaaatttttttatctctatttgtagtAAGAttaagtgtatttctctagggtattttggcaggcattacagttCTTCAATGGGCTTGAAATTTGGATGGGTTTGCAGCTTGATGAGGAACTCCAATTTTGCAGCACTGTGCAAAGTATGGTTTGGTAATGGCTTCTTGTATGGGGGCTTGGTAGCCAAATGGAGTTTTTTCTTCACTGTTGTCTTGGGTTGTGGCAATATGGATACCTTCAGGTGATTTGCAAATGAACACATGAATCTCAACATTGTTGTCACAGGCGTTTGATGGCTTGGTCTGATTTTGAGTTTACGTCTCTAGGACAATTTTGTTCCTTAAATATCATGACATATGACTGTATATATTTTTCTTATATTAATATATTGTTCAGGCTTtgcctttttatttaaaaaaaacaaaaaaactcacgAGCTACATGGTAAGACTAGTAGATGATCGACTTTCAAAAATGCATTGAAAATAAATATAGTTGTAAGATTTAGAAGATGCAATTTATTTCTCTTAATATAGCTACATGGTAAGATTAGTAGATAATCGACTCTCAAAAAtgcattgaaaataaataaatttataagaTCTAGAAGATGAAATGTATTTCTCTTATAATGttttaaaacatttattttgatgtctACAATCATAGTTTTGTCTTTTACattttaaattgagacaaataaacAAAATTTGCCAATATCATTTATAATGTAAACATCCATGAAATTAATTATATATACAAATGGACAAAAGTTCTTTTGATCCATTTTCAAAGAATAAATATAATGATGAAAAATGTTTAGATCTCTCAATTTGTCTCGTTTTATAtttgataattaatttttttattatctttcaagtgtttttttaattaattaagtcatttTATATGTGTTTTGATTAGGAAGAGTCCAAAAATACAAATACAAGAATTTGAACATTGCAACAATATTTCAATTGAAAGGAATCAAGATGACAATCAGTGTAAGTACAAAGCACAAATTTTATAGAAGAATTTAAATAATTAcactcgccccccccccccccacacacacttGTAGGGACTTTCCCATGCAAATTCATAGTATTATATTTTGAGAGATTAATATGTCGTAGTCTTTATAATAATAAATATGATTTAGAAGAGTATTTTGTACTTCaagttttactttttttttttggaaaaattatgACTCCTATAAGTTTGTATTCATTGAAAAGATCCAACATGTGTAGCTTTACTCATCTAAAGATAACCTAACACATAGTCCACATTCTTAAGAATTGACAACTCAATTCTTTATCTCAAAATATTTACATTTAAGCTTCCTTCTTCAAGATCAATTTAAAATGTACAAAAAGGTCATTGTAAATTATAatttatctttcattttttattaaattttaattaaatttttttttttaatatacttgAAAGCaataatatgaaaataaaaataatgaaagttaatttaatcataaaaaattaaaGCATGTCACTCTTCTTGCCAAAAAGTAAATTGAAATCAATTTTAAAAGTATGTTACCCAACTCCTCTCTCTACTACTACTCTTGTTGTTTGTGCTATTTTATGTTGGAGACTATAGTTCTTAGTTTGAAAATCTAGGTTGTGACTTTTTTGTCCATCTTTTTTGTAAATATGTTTAACATTATCTTTTAATTACTAATATATACACTATTAttatttaaaaacaaaacaaaaccttcATTACAAAGGAAAGTGTCATTTATATGATCTCTTTTGCTAGTCTTTGAAGGGTACCCATTTATGCATCTTACTATAAATATCGAGAGAGTTATAAACCAATTTATATAGAGGACATTAAACATTAAAATGGTTGTGATCAATGATTAAACTTATGGTGGTCTTAAAACATTCTatagtattttaaatttaaatttatctaATTATTCTAAAAGATTTaattttcatttaaattatgtagATTTTATGAGTATTTGAAATTTAAAAGTATTTAAAATTGGAGTGAAGTAAAGTAAGATTACTCTTTGTTATTATTTATATCAGCGTGTGTGTGAGGATTTAAAGTATGATAGTTTTCTCTTCATTTTGTATTCATATTGATATGTTTGTTAcaaattgaatgaatattgtatAAGAACCACATTTCTATGTAAAAGTTAGtgaattattcaactatttaattttatttttttctaatatttgaaGGATCTAGATCTAATTTGTATTTTAGGAAGAATTTCACATAAAGCTCTATCCCACTGGTGAGATGAGATACAAAATTGTATTATGTGAGGACAAATGCACTTAGGGCATTGGAATGGAGTTTTATCTTAGAGTGAACCCCACAATGATTTTCAACATTGCTTAGTGAATATGAATAGAGAATGAAAGAATATTGTAGGTCATTTTAATCTTATGTGTATGGTTAAAATAGGTTGGATGATGTGGCCTAATCTGAGACTAGGTTGCCTGGTGTGATTTTGTTCCCCACATCAAAAAATAGTAAATATCTTTGCTCTAATTTCCTAAACTTTATTTCTCAATATAATCTACATTTCCAATCCCCTTTTTGTAACGCATGGTGAATTAGTCAATACGatcaaaatcaacatcaaaatcTTAATCTCACTGTTCCTCTTAATTATATTTCATTCACCAACCTCCACTACCTGTttttaagcatttattttaacTCCAAAATTTGATAGTAAACATCCATGAAATTAGTTATCTATGTCTAATTTTTTTCTCATGATCTTATTTTTAAGAGTAAGTAGGATGATGAAAAACATTTAGATCTTTTAATTTgtcttattttatattttatatttaattatttattatctttcaaatgttttttatttattaagtcctttttaagggtttttgattggGACAAGATTTTGAAAATTACAATAATATTTCAATTGAAAGGAATAAAGTTTGTTATCAACATAAttacaaaatcaaaatttaaagaaGATTAAAATAATTACAATATTTAAATACTTGTAGGGATTTTCTCATGAGCTAATATTCTATGGATGCACCCCAACCAAATTGTAGAGAATCTATGAATTCGAGGAACCTACTAGAGTAAGCTAGATTAAGCTAgacctttagaatagtagggggctagcccTCCTTCTCCTAAAATAGTTCTAGATTCCGGGTGGGCCCTTACTATTCTATTGTGTTTTGAGAGATCAATATATTATAATCTTTATCTCACAATAAACATGAATTAGAAGGCTATGTTGTATTTGAGTGTGTAATGAATGATGAGATCCTTGACAAATTTTAGTCCCTCTTTAGTGAAAATCGTAGCTCGCTATAAGACCTTATTCATTGTAAGAATCAAATATGCCTTATGCATCTAAAAGGAACCTAATAAGAAATCCACATTTTGATGGAGGTTTAGACCTGTGAACACAATATTAAGACACGAACCTATAGCTTGAAACCTTTAAATTTCTCCTTTAACCTTAAttttaaaaatgcaaaaaatacTCTTTATAAATTACAAtatacctttcccttctttacaaACTTTTAATTAAAATACATTTTTCTTACATGTCAACACTATTATGAAAATTACAAAAAACAGAAGAAACTgattttatctttaaaaaaataaaagcatGTCAACGTTCTCCCAAATAATTGAAACTGAAATCAATGTTTTTTTAAAAGTCACTCAATTTGCACTATCAAGATGTGACTTTTTCGGCccaattttttttcataaatacGTGTAATATTTTTGCAAGGGAAGCACAATTTACATGATCTCTTTTTCTGCCGTTTGAAGGGCAAGCAGGGTGTAGGATTTCACTAGATACACGAAACTTAACAAATAATCATAAAAAACCCGTGCGCAATGCCACGTGTCTTCTAGAGAGAGGAAACTTAACACAGATAAAGACGCGTCGATGCcgacatttaaaaattaaaaaatgaaagtcAACGGAGAACAGAGGAAGTTCAGGAATGAGGTAAACGAAAGCCATGCAAAAAAAAGGCGTAACACTCTGGAATCACAGTTACCTATAAAATCCAAATACAACTGGCCacgaggaattaattaattaattaagctgTTTTTGCTTGGAAACTTCCCCTGCTTCTTCAAAAACATCGTTATATAATAAGGAACGCTAGATAGTATTTCCATagcaatctttcatttcatttcatcagaGAAGTCGCTTAATATTATTTGCAGAATTTGTTTTGTGTTTCTCGTTTCTTCAGTTAACAGAGAATGAGCTATTATAATCAGCAACAAGCCCCTGTTGGAGCTCCTCCTCCACAAGGTATTCCTCATTCTCATATCTTAGGGCTTTTTTATGTTCAGTTTTTTACACTGCCATTTGGGTTTTTTTCCGAAACATTTGATTTATTATGGTTTCGCAAAAACAACATAGTAGAATTCAGAAGCAGTCTTATCTCAATTAATGATTTATTGTTGAAAGATTTCATATCATACACAACCCCTACAGAAATATGAATCTATGGTAATATTGTTCCAATCTTTgcagttttatgatttttttattttctttttaatgtGAACAGGGTATCCTCCAGCTGGGTATCCACAGGCTTATCCTCCACCACCACAGGGTTACCCTCCAGCAGGGTATCCTCAGCAGGGTTACCCTCCCCAGGGAGGACCCCCACCTCCAACTCAAACACAATCCAGAGAAGATGGCTTTTTGAAGGGATGGTGAGTTCTCTGCATTATTTTGATGTGCTAAATTGGTTATCCTTATAAGTAAATTTCAATTCAaaacaagaataaattgaatgtCATTCTTAACTGGGTAGTTTCAATCCATCACTTATCTGAATACCCACAATATACTGCTTATGAGAAATAGATAATTGAAGGAATGGTTGGATTAGGAAAACCCTTGTTGTTTCATATTTCCTTGCAGATCTGGCTAATTATTTTCTGTGTTGTTTTAAATGCAGTTGTGCTGCCCTCTGTTGCTGTTGTGTGTTGGAAGAATGTTGCTTTTGAGCTGGAACAGGAATTTGCAAAGGCTCAAAATTTGGTCTGCTAAGATTAGATGATTGAATTTGGATATAGGATTAGCTGTCATTACTGGTTCAAAATTCATTGTTTGTAGAGCTTTCCTCAGGACCCATTTGTAGCCATATTCATTTTGTTCTATTGAATTTGCTTCGGTTGGAGGTTCGTTGGGTTTCGACTGTTTAGTGGAGTATATTTGTAATATATATTCTaataaataaaaaggaaattgAAGACATTGGCTTTCTGTTATAAATTTTGATATAGA
This window harbors:
- the LOC131054736 gene encoding cysteine-rich and transmembrane domain-containing protein WIH2 produces the protein MSYYNQQQAPVGAPPPQGYPPAGYPQAYPPPPQGYPPAGYPQQGYPPQGGPPPPTQTQSREDGFLKGCCAALCCCCVLEECCF